The Desulfonatronovibrio magnus genome segment CTCAGCATCATGGCTTATCAGGGAGTTCCAGAGTATCTCCATTGCCTGGATTCGTTCGGGTACACTCATTTTTTCAATCTCTAATAATGTTGCCATAAAATTTCTCCTTGTATCCGGAGTCCGGGCTCCGAGGTCCGGAATCCGAGGTCGGGAACAGATACCACGCCTTTTCTCAGACGTAAACAAGCTTGCGCCCCATTGGCGCGGGGACAGGATCATTACATTTTTTTCGCAGTATCAATCCAAAGCGCCATGGCATCTTTTACATTATTTAAAGCGCTGTCATGGGTTGAGCCGTGCGCCATACACCCAGGCAACTCAGGAACTTCAGCTACAAAAATATTATCTTCTTCACTCCAATATATAATGATTTCATATTT includes the following:
- a CDS encoding type II toxin-antitoxin system HicB family antitoxin, which encodes MDKYEIIIYWSEEDNIFVAEVPELPGCMAHGSTHDSALNNVKDAMALWIDTAKKM